The Changchengzhania lutea genomic sequence AATTAAAGAAGGATTGGAAACGGTATCCTCTGAAGATTTAGCCCTGTTAAAAAACACGATACATCGTTTTGTTTTTGATGTTTTAGGACTTGAAAATACTACCAAAAATGAATCTGGAACAGATAAACTTTCTGGTGCTATTTCTGTTTTAATTACTTTAAGACAAGAAGCTAGGGCGAATAAAGATTTTGCTTTATCTGATAAAATAAGAAATGAATTAGCTGCCGTTGGCATTCAGCTTAAAGATGGTAAAGATGGGACAACTTTTTCTGTAAATTAATTTGTTGCTTGTCCTTCAGTCGTTTGTTGTAAAGCTGTTCGACTTATTTTGACTTAACATCTAAACAACATACAAATAACAATAATTGAAAAAACTACTAACAGCACCTTTTTTACTCTTGATAAAAGTGTATCAAACTTTAATATCGCCGCTTATGCCTGCCAGTTGCAGATATAATCCCACCTGCTCCCAATATACTAAGGAAGCCTTACAAAAACACGGTTTATTTAAAGGCGGCTGGTTAGCGATAAAACGCATTTTTAGTTGCCACCCTTGGGGCGGCTCGGGTTATGATCCTGTGCCTTAAAGTTATTGTGAACATAGTAAAACCATCTGATGATTTTCGGTTTTCTTTATTTTGATTTTGTAAAAAATTTCAACTAACTTCGTTTAACGATGGATATAAGCAATTTAAAACACCTTTTATATGCGTTGATTATTGGCCACAAGCTGAAAACCAGCCATACATTTTAGCACTTTCGGTTTTTCCCAACACACAATTCCAATGCTCTAGATTCAAAAAGAGTTAAAAATTTCCCATGTTTTGAAATAATATATTTAAGTATTTGCTTAAATACGTAATTAATTATACATTTGCACCTGTAAAACATATCTCATGAAATTAGAAATAACCTGTACAAGAGCGGAAGCTAACCATAAGCAGTTACAAAACTGTATGGAGACATTGGATAAAATGGAAGGAAGTTTTCAAAAAATGACAAAACTTTTGTCAATTGCTGGGAACGATGTAAGGTTG encodes the following:
- the yidD gene encoding membrane protein insertion efficiency factor YidD, with amino-acid sequence MKKLLTAPFLLLIKVYQTLISPLMPASCRYNPTCSQYTKEALQKHGLFKGGWLAIKRIFSCHPWGGSGYDPVP